The following are encoded together in the Octopus sinensis linkage group LG15, ASM634580v1, whole genome shotgun sequence genome:
- the LOC115219799 gene encoding opine dehydrogenase produces the protein MAQPDVQVNLLICGGGNGAHVLTGLASSRRNVKVNVMSLFADEAERFRNTLGNDQFTVEFKEKDGTTNIIKSRPNMITNDPSKAVPGCNLIIFTVPAFAHEGYFKAIAPYIEPNTVVVGLPSQPGFQFQCCDLLGIGGKTCAIVSFESLPWACRIQKFAREVQVLGPKDTLACAIINRGCRAYFPILPTIQYIIGKEPKLTLAANYLSINLLADSVVHPPMMYGTWKDWDGKPVSEKPLFYQGLNDFAAGMLDKVSTELFNTAQAIQKKYPDMDMSDVIHLFDWYKLNYKESISDFSTLQTAMRTCKAYNGLVHPMKEVEGGKFVPDFNYRYMTEDLPFGMVVFRGIAQIAGVPTPAMDETILWGQKILGKEFLVNGELTGKDMGMTRAPQRYHFTSLFELVNLR, from the coding sequence ATGGCGCAACCTGATGTTCAGGTGAACTTGTTGAtttgtggtggtggcaatggagCTCATGTGTTAACTGGGCTTGCTTCATCTCGCAGAAACGTCAAAGTGAATGTGATGTCTCTGTTTGCAGATGAAGCTGAGCGATTCAGAAACACACTGGGCAATGACCAGTTCACCGTAGAGTTTAAAGAAAAGGATggaaccaccaacatcatcaaatCCCGACCAAACATGATCACCAATGATCCTTCAAAAGCTGTACCGGGATGTAATCTTATCATCTTCACAGTTCCAGCATTTGCTCACGAGGGCTACTTCAAAGCTATCGCACCGTATATTGAGCCAAATACTGTTGTTGTCGGTCTTCCAAGTCAGCCTGGTTTCCAGTTCCAATGTTGCGACTTGTTAGGCATTGGAGGAAAAACTTGCGCCATCGTTTCTTTTGAATCTTTGCCATGGGCTTGCCGTATCCAGAAATTTGCTCGGGAAGTTCAAGTTCTTGGCCCAAAAGACacacttgcatgtgcaattatcaACCGTGGGTGCAGAGCTTATTTCCCTATTCTACCCACTATTCAGTATATTATTGGTAAAGAGCCTAAGCTCACTCTTGCTGCTAACTATTTATCCATCAATCTGTTAGCTGATTCTGTTGTTCATCCTCCAATGATGTATGGCACCTGGAAGGACTGGGATGGTAAACCCGTCAGTGAGAAACCTTTATTCTATCAAGGCCTGAATGACTTTGCTGCTGGTATGCTTGACAAAGTGAGCACCGAGCTGTTTAACACTGCACAAGCTATCCAGAAGAAGTACCCAGACATGGATATGAGTGACGTCATTCATCTCTTTGACTGGTACAAACTTAACTACAAGGAGAGTATCTCTGACTTCAGCACCCTGCAAACAGCCATGCGTACATGCAAGGCTTACAATGGACTGGTGCACCCCATGAAGGAGGTTGAAGGAGGTAAATTTGTTCCCGACTTCAACTACCGTTATATGACAGAAGATCTTCCTTTTGGCATGGTAGTATTTCGCGGCATTGCCCAAATAGCAGGAGTACCCACCCCTGCTATGGATGAAACTATCCTCTGGGGTCAGAAGATTCTCGGTAAAGAATTTCTGGTGAACGGCGAGTTAACAGGCAAAGACATGGGTATGACTCGCGCCCCTCAACGTTATCACTTCACCTCTTTGTTCGAGTTAGTTAATCTGCGATAG